From the Pseudorasbora parva isolate DD20220531a chromosome 2, ASM2467924v1, whole genome shotgun sequence genome, the window TACATAGGCCTCTCGcaatagtcaataaatcaattaatcgcacattttaaaaaatgagctCGATAATTTTTCTGCCTgcgataatttccatttgcatgcttgtttgttttcctcgtctctcttGCTGACGGCGCCTTGTCCATTTGGGaggtttatactcgacgcgcagCTGAGTGATGAGACATCATGCTCAGCCAGAATAAGATTCGCACGAACTCGagcttcttcggttgcggagccacacgcaaagttacaaaatttgacaTGCAAACCGCCAAGCAAAATAGGGTCTCGCTCACTCAGCGTTGACATAATTTTTGCCGCATGCACCCTCGCGCTCATGTGGACGCGTCGAGAATAAACAAAGAGCTGCActgaagttggcagtttgataaatgctAGGTAATGCTTCAGTTAAATCTTTATGTGCTAATAAGCACATAATTTCTGTAGAGATAGCAACACACAATCTCCTTTGTTTGTGCCATTAATGTCTtttctcttgctgtatcaaaattTCATCTTGCTTTCCTCAGAGatagtcaagttcagtttgtgcatgattacattatattattattattttatactgcatcctaaattgtggataattaagctatatatcatatgctgaattacattttttggaaTGTTaatgattaaaagaaaaaaacaacatcaaGAACCATACAGAACCGAAAACTGTGACCCTTAAACCGCGATACgagccgaaccgtgggttttgtgaaccatgtcacccctaatatgcacctaaaacacaatcatctgttgcagttttcatccattttatttattggatatggtatttattcaagtgcatTTTTTATAAACAGACTGAGATTGccttttggttgttttgttcgtttattgtggatatttaaaatgtttttttgttatcagtgttaaatagtatttagaaataaaagtttattgatctttgataaggtgtacctgcattattatgccattatcattattttagatgaaaatggtctaagaacgacaatattatcatttatcgcaataatttcttggccaatttattgtccagcaaaatgtgttatcgtgacaggccaaCATCTACATTAAGCTTAGTGCAGTGTTACCACGTCCACGTTAACTTAAAaaccagcgtacacagtttgtaataacacaataaccataacacgttattcattataaacgtgagattatgaattatattgagaacgtcatacatagaaagcatgccgtaatgCAAATTAACTTAACCTGTGTAAACTTTAGCCGCATTCATAGTGAAGAATGCAAGCGATTCAAATgttacactcacttcttctggaggtgcaACAGAAACACGAATAGTTGGTACCGATCTtttttcaggagcagcttcttagccaaacctgctttatactgacccttggttataaagcagtctggtgagaaatgctcCGCGGTTTGCTCAAACATGAAAGCATTGGCGCTGATCGGGGGGAATATTCCAttcaaaaacaaaactcagccactgtatcttcagtggtttggatttaggaacatcaaactgactgctgtgttcattatgaCACCCTTAGATGCCATTCTGCTCTAGCGTATCAACAATGGTGGACTATGATGATGACAGCTCGCTCGGGGCGGGACAGTgttgaaacgctgctgtcaatcaacaatcGTAGGAGAGGCATCCGACCGTGTGGTGTCACACAGTCGAGCGGCTTGATTTGAAACAGAGGAAAACgtataaggaaataaaataaaaaaacactggatggatttttatcattataggatggttgtgtacaggcactgccaacacacatttccatacaatcaacttgtaaaagtgcatgtaccattatatgacccctttaactgAAAGGTTACTCACCTCTACAATCTTGTTTTTCTGTGGTTCGTTGACCTTTCCGGCCAAACAACAGCGTGAGATGGCATTATGGATAATGAACTTATTGGACTTGAAGCTTGGCTCCTTGTAGAGTTTAGGTCCTGAAACAGAAATGTCATTGCTTAAGATACAAATGCTTGATTTGTGAACATGACAAACAGATGCTTCAACAAGAGAAAGCAAGTTCTTTATCACATGACCTAATCTAAACAACCTTAAAACTCAAAATACCCTGATGTTCTTTCAATAGTGTCTCGCAAACCACAATGTTGCAGGATTTGAGgtgtcatttatttttaaaccgTGTGCCACAGGTGACTCACCAAATTCAATACTTAAGGTTGTTTAAATACTTAACCCCAAGTATTAGCAATAGCCTTAAAGTACCTCTTATAATACTGCAAATCATATAATCTTTCTAGTTTACCAGTGTATTCTGGGATGGAACATGGAGACGAAATAGTAGACGCATTTTCCCAGTCCCCATTCTGTGCAGCGAAACGGCCTGGAGATAGCAGTCTGGATGGTGAATGAGAACGACTGTGGAAAGGAATAAATGTTCAGAAATTAGGTCACAAAGAAAGAGCAGGGGTTCTcgacagaatatatatatatacaggtcagATTTACCTTGGAGATTTTCTGACAGTCAGCGTCCCACTGTCATTAGCCATAGAGGACAGATTCATTGTTGAATGTGAGTAAACTTTATTTAATCTAGAACCTGAAATAGAAAAGAGTTGACATGATATATGGCTTTACTTCAGAATCAGTGGAGAGGAAATAAGCTTCTAGATGACCAATGACTTGCCCATAAACCCTTTGGCAGGGCTGCGGGATAGGTCAGAGTCGTCTCTGAACACTGTTTTGGGCCTCTGCTTCTTGACGCCTCTGACAGTAGTGGGTTTCTGACGCAGGACTTTATCCAGATCCTCCATTATTTTCAGCTGATGCCGCCGTTCATATTCCTGGCGGGTGAAGTCTCCACGCCGCTGAGGAGTGCCATCTGGCGGAGGGGTGCGGGGAGGTGGAGGGGTAGAAGGAGTTTTGGGTCTCTCCTCTCCTCTACGGGACTCATCCACTGAAGAAGACTTGCTGTTACACATGGAGAGAGCATTGACAAAGGTAAAATGTTGCAAAGGGATtatatttgttattttgttGCCTAAACAAAACTTACCACCATACTGCTAGTGTGTGGTGGTCTGAAATtttctatgcagttgctaaggcgCTACTAAGGTTATACAAGTTTATTCTGGGTTGTTGCTAGGAAATCACTAACTAAAGTAAAAAGAAACAACCTCAAGTATCTATGATGTGCTGCTTAAAGTTGCAACACTGTTATAACTAAGGATTttcttaaattttttatttcagcttgGCCTTGTCTCCACATATGCCCCTTTAAATGTAAGGTTTTATCATCTGACAAGGCTAATCTCTTAGAAAGTAAAAgcaaatataaataaagtattttaagAAGTGTCGGGGAAAAAAGTATCTCAATAAGTGTAGATTTGTGGTATCATTCATACCAGACATCATGGTCACTTTCCAAAGCTTTGTTTTTAAGCCTCACCTTGCTTCCCTCTCTTTTTCTTGCTCCTGTCTTCGTCTCTTTATCTCTTCTGCTCTCTTTTGTTGTTTCTCAAGTAATGCagctctcctcttctccatctCATCCTCAGGTCGAGCTTCATCCTGCTACACAGTTATATACATGTAAATGAATGCCACACTTAACatctaaacacattttttatttgattctCCGCTAACCTTGAAGAAGAATCCAACTCCACCCCTCATTTCTGGCTCTGTTTGATCACTCATTGAGTCTGAAAATATATCTTGGCTCTGATCTGCCTCTTCTCCCTCTAATGCTTTGAGAGTAGACAGGGAAATCTCGATAAGGCTACTGCGCTTTCCGTTGAAAGCCTCTGCAGGAATGTCACTCTCAAAAGAGCACTCGGAAGGAGCTCCTGAGCTACTGCCCACACCCTGGCGCTCCTTTTGGGGGAGAACCTGTGACGATCCACCCTCCAAATCCATACTGAAGATTGTATGGTCCTCACTAGAACCAGTGTCTGAGAAGTTGTCCTCTGGTCTGGACAGGGATGAAGCTGAGCGTGACTCACTGGGTGTACCTATGCTAAAAGTGGATGAGTTTTGATCCCTGCATTGCCACGGAGACACTCTTCGTAAGTGAGGAATGTTTTCCACACTTTGAGGGGCAGTTATGACTCGTGTGGAAACGGGTACCTTGGGTTCTGCAGGTCGAGGCAGTTTGGGGCTCTTCGGAGGTGCAGACTGTGCCCTACGGTGGGACGCAGGTGATTTTGGGGGAACAGTTTGACTTGAAATCTTGCGAGATGGGGAAGGAGAAGAGGAGGTAGAGGGCAAGTCACGAGTAGACTCCCTTGACAAACGAGAAGGAGCAGTTGTTGAGGGTTTGGAGCTAGGTGGGATGACCCAAGATTGGTTGTTAGGAGCTGCCTTCTTCTTCATCAGCTGGTTCTGCTGTTCGGAGAGGCGCTGCATATCATTTTGGAGAGAATTGAGAGCAGCACTTAGTTTAGACACAGCGTTGTTGTAATCACCCAGTGGGGCTGTGCCTTTCCCTCCAGGATTTCCAACTCCAGATTTGTCTTTATCTATTGAATTCTCCTGTTGGACAGTGGGCTTGACATTTCCCTCTTCTTCTATTGAGGGCCTCTTTTTCAACTGTTCCTCCTGTTGTTCGTCCTGCTGCTCCTCTCTCTCCAAGTGTGCTAGTTTCTCCTCCAGCGCCAAACGGCTGAGGTCATCTTCTACGGAGGAGGTTCCAGCCTCCCCTTGATGTCCATCCTCCCCATCCTCCTGCTCCTTCTTTAACTGTAGGAAGGCACTTTTTCCCAGCCGCTGCCGGTGTTTGGCAAATATGGCTTCTATACGCTTCTTCTGAGCTTCAATGGCCTTCCGTTTCTCCTCCAGCCTCGCTCCCAGCTCTGACATTTCAGTGCTGAGAGCAGGACTCTTACTAGGACTCTCCTCTGATTTCTTGGCCCATGTAGTCATTTGTGATGCCTGTGGCTCATTGGTTTGTACCTGCTCTGGAACCAGTTTCTTTTTCCTTTCAGCAAAATTGGTCATCTTCACTCCACTATCCGGTGTCGCTTCACCACGTGATCGAGTTATCCGAGGGCCCGAGGCAGGTGTGGCAGGGGTGGAGTGGGTTTTTGGAAAATCTTCAGAAGCATCCGAATCGACGCTTCCATCTCTTAACACGGAGTCGTCATCTCTGGATCCTTCCGAGGGGTGTCTGATGCGGCTGGGCTCTGATGGGACACCTGAGGATCGGTGGTAGAGCATTCCTGAGCGAGATGGGGCTGAAGAGCTGAGAGTCCCTGGGCTGCCATTGTGTCTAGTGTGTGCTGGATCATCTGGTGAATGCAGGAAGAACCCATCTGGTGCCCCATCAGGGTGAAGACGAGGTTCCATCTTCTCTTCATTGTGGATGATCTGCAGTGCCTCTTCAATTGTTGGTAGCTCTCCTGTTTCACTCTCATCAATGCCGTTCTCCTCAGCCAGCATAGGACGAGTCCGAGTGGTCCAAGAAGCTCTTTGAGGGCCATTGGGCCCAGAGGGCTTACTCAGGAAGTGGCTGAGGTCTTCAGGAGGTGTGTAGGGGACACGTGTCATGGATTGACCAGTAGGGTTGAGATTGTCTGAACTGACAGATCGAGTTATAACAGGGTTCCCCATCACAATGTCCACATCACTGTCCAGACCAAAAGGTATACTGAAGGACACGGCAGAGGACAGTGGACGGCTGAAGAGTTGAAATGAAAAACGATTAATTCCACCAGAAAGTATAAAGTAAAATGCATAAACGACACTGAGGTACCTTACCTAAGAGGTTTCTTAGTCCATGTTCGTCCTGCTGCCTCTACATGAGACATTGAGGTAGACTGAGTCAGAGATCCTGATCATAGAgacagcacaaacacacacatgactGGATGACAAATACAACATACAAACACAGACCATGCGTTTGCTGCACAAGAATAAACTGCGTGTACACATTTACAATACAAAGAATGGAACAGACACATAATGGTAGCTGATGACTCGGGACACAGCGTTTTCCTCACCTGTTGCTGCAGTCACATGGGAAGAGATGGGCAGGAAAGGCTTTTTGAAGATAGAGGGAGAACCACTGGTAcataaagaacaaaaaaacattttaaggcattgaTTTGATAAAGGTGCATTTAGGtgatcatttttaaaaacattgacaATCATTATAAAATTTCATCGGGTATAATTTTGAAAAACTTGTAATACCTGTTGCCATTATTGGTCCTTCCAGATGTGTCTACAAAAATAGAACAGTACTTTATCTTACACATCCTTTTTAAACAGACCTAGAATTTTTTTCAACAGACCTAGAATCTAGAAGCTATAGGAACATAAAACATTATTTCATTGAGATTCAAGACATACACTTACCAGTCAGCTCTGTGTCCTGCAGGGGCTGAACAAACTCTGGCTTTGAGACTTCAAACCAATACAAGAGCTCTGCCAGAAAGCTCAGTATGTTTGtctagaaagagagagagagaaaaaaaacactgcatatAAAATACCTCGGGAATGAAGACTTTGAAATTAGCATGAGTCGTCTCATCTAGTCTATCTGCTTTGTCTTTGAACATTAATGGGGGTGTTGAACCAAATTTTCTTGAGTGAATCCTAATTTGCATACCATCTATCCTACATTAAATGGCTTTAAAACTTCATAATCATAAGGTGCAAACAGTAGTTCAAAGGTACTTTCACTTGTATGTTGTTTTGCTCCCTCGTTAATCTTCTTGGTTATTAATTAATCCCGCCCTGTTTCTGCTCTAGTTAATTATCTCTCCCAATGTATTTAAACTCTTAGTTCCCTCAGTTCTTTGTTCGATCTGTGCGTTTGTGTGTAGTGGTTGTTTTCACAAGTGTTTCTATGCAATCTCCGGAGTAttcttaagccgggtgcacacacacattttgcccacaatttggccatctgagacaaattttgcaaatcctaaaagattcctctgatcctaggctaaaatctgacatcTTTGAtctttagtttgacatgttcaccggcagccgataaATGACCACTTCGATTCAATTTTACTTAATTTCTGGCAGTGTCAAAAAATTTGgcgcacaatcctgcagtgtgacttctcctacgacgaccgtCAAATATCACGGTTTTTCAAGAcgaactatgaccaaaacgagagctagaaatttctttgtagccagcattccagtgtaatgcagctcactgtcatcAAACGTGTCATTCATTGATtatataaaactccggacgagtttCCTTGCGTGCATCCGTTTTCGCGCGCCAtcactatcgtacagtctgacattaatgacaactgagatcttacagtgggacatggcttacatcagggatcatgttcgtacagtctgagaAGGAAAATTTGCAAAGgactttgaaaaagaaaaaaaaaacgcacagtgtgcaggacccattcgtttaaagggttacttcagcgatttagccTATGGCTTTgttcaaaattaaaaaataatttcacatttctactacattaatgacccaggttaaatacaaagcttaatactatatcactgaagtaaccctttaggTGTTAATAAAAATTCAGTAATATTCTCTGCGTTGTGCGTTCTCTACAACCACACGTGATAGGTGCTTGACTGTACTGTTTCTGGTGGGCTTCTTCAGCACATTTTAGTGTGCCACTGagaaaaattataaaacatttgtGGATATAACGgcttaaatggtaaatggactgcatttacgTATATAGcactttacatcttgcctcacattcacccattcactcactcattcgAACACTGACGGCGGTGCCAGACATGCAAGTCGCCATCCAGCTGGGGTTGGGTGTCTCAACACTTAGGGTGCATCtgaatcagctccctagttcagtaggaAGGGCACTAAACAGGGaatcagcccattgacttatgtcctgatcagtgccctgactactgaagtAGGCAGCTGATTAAGATGCACACACtttgtcaggtggaaccggggaccGCCCCAAACCTCACTCATCAGGAATGGTCATTGTTACTGCTTGGCCAAAAGACTAAACTAACATTGTCTGATTTACCattgcattatattatattatattatattatattatattatattatattatattatattatattatattatattatattattaactaCTAACATGCTTAATTGTGCAGCGCTACACATTTTTTAGTGCACTAGCCAACTACATTCTTAAAAGCACATACTATAAAATAGTAAGCACAGTAATTTTTTCCCCCTTATTCTACTAATTGTACTACACTATTTAGAGTCCCTCTCCTCTTTatgttttaatttagttttcttTATACCTTTAATTTTTCTGGGCTGTAGAGTAAATCTTCCAACACTAGAGGGCAGCAGCTCTTCAAACAGCTGTCACAGAACTCTCGAATCAGCTGTAGGTTGTACAGGCTGTCAGCCACAGACATGGAGTCCTTCATACATACATCTGAAAAGACAAGGAACTAAAATAAATGTCTTACTCATCTATTCAGTGACAGATGCAGAGTTAAGATGTGACCGTACCCTCTAATCTAAGTAAACCGGGACAGTAATGGTGAATAACAGCAGCAATGGCACATCCGTTTGAGAGATCCTTCACTTCATTCACCACAGGAAAACAAGGTTTGAGCTTAGACTGCATCCTGTCCTTCCTGTACCGGATCTGAAcaagaaaaataatatttggTTAAACTGCAATAATGGAGAAAGTGCTATGTTTCTTGTTCAAAATTGTTATTGTGAAATGGTTCATTTTTCATTGGCAGTGCATTTGTTAAACAGTAACAGAACACTATTACAAATCTGTTGTCATACCCAAGATacaaacactaaattaaaaacacatacaaatGATAAATCAATCAGAGATAGCAATAAAtgtttcaaagaaaaaaaagcagccaaaaaataaaaaataaaccctGAAAGAATCCATGCAAACAGTGCATGAAGAAAAAATGTAGCAAGAGGGAACAGCAAGGACGTTGTTAATGGGAAGTGGGACAGCAAACACTCAAGAGACTTAGTCTTCAACAGGTCAAAGCAAAGAACAGAGGCAGCTGTGTGAACAGCCAACACCTGATACATCAAGACCTTTTCCACTTGATACACACAACATACGCTAGCAGATAAGTGCACTAATATCACAAAGACACTTACACTATAtttacttaaagctacactgtgtaacatttttagtttattcttagctaaaaacactttgttctttcaaaaatatatgtgctcattaatgtaaatttacttctttcaagtaataaagtattctcgtaagtttataatagtctgttgaaaatacatacgggtgaggggttcgaatgccggtcgccatgttgcccctccatcttgaaagtacattaggcaaagagggacatacccgtaaattcaagcttggactaaatcggccaccgtaggagttaaaacaaaatcggaattgagaggaacagaaactaatattcactggattgtcatatatctttacaccgctagatgggagaaatatcacacagtgtagctttaaccaCCAAATACTACGGTATCCTAACCTACAATTTACACGTCATGCCATGTTTATACctggtttatttttttaaatgaatatgaTGATGCAGGATGTTAAGACAACTGATGCAACTCTTTTATCTGGTAATAAtctgataataaataatactgtCTTTGACTTTGCGCTTCAACCAGTATCTGACATTATTATAATGTGTAATTTCTGTCCCATGTTATAAGGTGAGGATCCTAAAATTGAGACCTGATTTAAGGCAATTGCCAAAACAGGTCATAGGATTAAAATTCCATCTACATAACCTTTGCAGTCAGCAGGGGGCGAAATAGACAGCATTATATGGATTTAGGACAGGAAAATGGAGGAAAGTAGGGTGGAATGGAAGACAAGAGAGAGACTTACAGGAACAAGCTTCCAGTACCAGCGGGTGGGACACTGTCAGAAAGGAGTGAAGGAACATGAGAAGAGAAAGAGGCAGGAGGAGAAGTAAGAAGAAGCCAGCGGCTAGGATAGGTATTTAGACAGCAGAGTAGACCTTGTGGGAAAAGACAGTGCTGCTAAGGAAATGAGTGACCATTTTTGTAGAGGTGTAGAGGGTCAAGTTATTGTACACATGTGCCCTTTGAGCTTTTTGTGTGAACAAGTCTCAATGTTTGTTTATGAGTGTTTCTTACCGAAGGCTGAACAGGCTGCGGTTCAGTACTAGGCTGAGACGCGTCATTTTGTGTACCTTCTGTTTGTTCCTTCAATTTTTGATTCAGCTAcacaaaagcaaaacaaaaaacacctcATGACATTGAAATGACATCAAAAGTAAAACTCAAAAGTAGTCCATGTGAATTTATTTGCTGAAGACCACACCCACAGAGTCTTTTGTGATGGTGTGCCACAGACTTCTATTTTAGGACCAATAATATTGTGTACTGTATTATTATGGGTTAGCATGTACATGTAAACAGGCAAGTATAAATATTATAGGTATAGCTCAATCCAAATAAATATTCtgctatttattttatgttgcaCTAAACCGGTTTGATTTTCTTTCCACTATTTTCAACAGAATATTCAAGGTGCTTTTCCAtgcaatgaaagtgaatggagACGGAGATGGTATAATAGAAGTTGTCAATGTGACAAGTTTTCTGAAGCAATGTGATAGCTTAGCTGACATTTATTACTTAAAACCATCATTTGTGCTCCACGGAAATCAGTCATAGAGATTTGGAACAAGAGTGTGAGTAACTGATAAGTAAATGATGAGGGTACACgtttttactatttttttaaacattgtaaATGATAGTTTTTAGATTGGTCTGTGGGCTtctgtgagtgtgtatgagagtCGTTTGAGCTACAAGAAATCTTGTGGCTATGGTTCTTTTCAAGACTCACCGTGTTAACCCAATAAAGCAGGGCTCTGTCCCAGGTTGCATCTGTACCCAGCAGCTCCGATCCGCCGCTCGCCAAGACTGTGCTCACCGTCTCCATGGCACCCACTGCCATTAAGGCATCTATCAACTCCAAGTGGGCACTCTGAATGAATCAGAGGAAACAAACAGGACTGTCAGTCAGAGCACGGAGAAAACCCAGCTGTCAttacatacagtggtctaatgCACTTAATGTAATAATGCTGTCTAGTAACATTCGGAACAGCTCAAAAAAACAAGGCCTTTACTGAAGAGATAAGatgaacgttttttttttttctgcacaagAGTGGGTGACACTCAAGATAGAGATACAGTACACAAATTGAATGACTCAGAGCAAAAGAAAAAGTAAAGTGCCATGATTTACATGCATGTGCATTGTGTTGTGCTGTTGAATGTTGAAGCACTGTGCAATTAAGCAGCAAGAACTGGATCAATATTCCGAACTGACTTCctgttgttgttttctttcCTTTAGTGTTGCAGCAGTATTGTgcccctccctccctccatctCTCATTGATATATTGCAGTATGACTCATGTATGTCAGACTTAAGGATACAGGGCAGCTCTGCAGAACAGCTCAATACAGACTGCAAATCCAAACTCCAGCATTCCACATTTGTGTTGCATcagtgcaagtgtgtgtgtgtgtgtgtgtgtgtgtgtgtgtgtgtgtgtgtgtgttgcggtTTCTCAATGTGAGTGAGCAAAGAAAGGTCACAACAAGGGAACATACTGCTACTTTGGTACCAAATTGTTAATAAAAGGCATATGTACTTGTACCAAAAAAAGACTGACTGGTAAGCAGCTGTCTATCAATctatcttttaaaatatttagaaCTGACTTATCATCTTTGTCCGCCGTAGTTTACAGTTTCCAACGTCTGGGATGTTGTAATAGATAACCTACAGCGGACACAGATGATGAGTGCTGTTCATCCCCCGGACGCTCGCACCCAAGCACATTAAATACAACCCAACCACATTATCAGCTCAGTCAGGAGAGCACCTTAGCTGAGATAAGACGGTTAAGCCATTAACTACTCTCTCCACTTCAACTACCCATGGTCCAACCTCCTTAGAGTCAGTCTGGTCAATAGGAAATGTACAGGTGACTTGCACAAAATTAGGGTCATattttgtataataataataataataataataataataataatacaatgtaTAAATAGTAACATTTATGCTgagttaaataaacaaaattatttttttcttcacacTACATTTATAAACCTAAAGCTTAATTttgataaattattaatttgctATAAATTATGAATTTGTCAGACAGATAGAAGTCAGATAGAGacagtataatataatatacatattataatcatactatattttataatttatttagatTCTGGATAAATATGACCTGGGCTTTGTGACATTCATCCATATAGCGTCACAATGAACACACAATGTCACTAGGGTTGATCTGTTAAGAATAGGGGACATTTGAATCAATATGAGAGAACACTTTCCATAGTCAAAATCAGCCAGAGGGTGAGTTTTTACAATAAAGATAGGACTTTTTTCAAGGACAAAACTAACAGATTTCCTCGTAGTATATGACCGAGACAAACAAGGCCAAAGCCAATCATTCACTATCAAGCTGGAGCAACGGCAGACGTTTTCTGAATGATATTTGACTTCTTTTCATGCTTTTTAAGATGAAAACAAAAGACTTTGACAAAAATCAATAGAACACAGTGCCTTCGACAGTTGTGTTATCAATTGCTGTTTCGTGAACATAAACACCCTCACCT encodes:
- the camsap3 gene encoding calmodulin-regulated spectrin-associated protein 3 isoform X3; amino-acid sequence: MVDSNAMRKTFVVPDIKPLDQYDLSRARICASVGWLLAKSYGNAENVPVELREPFYCDQYEQEHLKPPVTRLLLSPELYCRTYGLLLGGSPGAEGPPKDITALLQVLSRKGLAPKDQNAPVTEAELQQKPIKMSAHLELIDALMAVGAMETVSTVLASGGSELLGTDATWDRALLYWVNTLNQKLKEQTEGTQNDASQPSTEPQPVQPSIRYRKDRMQSKLKPCFPVVNEVKDLSNGCAIAAVIHHYCPGLLRLEDVCMKDSMSVADSLYNLQLIREFCDSCLKSCCPLVLEDLLYSPEKLKTNILSFLAELLYWFEVSKPEFVQPLQDTELTDTSGRTNNGNSGSPSIFKKPFLPISSHVTAATGSLTQSTSMSHVEAAGRTWTKKPLSRPLSSAVSFSIPFGLDSDVDIVMGNPVITRSVSSDNLNPTGQSMTRVPYTPPEDLSHFLSKPSGPNGPQRASWTTRTRPMLAEENGIDESETGELPTIEEALQIIHNEEKMEPRLHPDGAPDGFFLHSPDDPAHTRHNGSPGTLSSSAPSRSGMLYHRSSGVPSEPSRIRHPSEGSRDDDSVLRDGSVDSDASEDFPKTHSTPATPASGPRITRSRGEATPDSGVKMTNFAERKKKLVPEQVQTNEPQASQMTTWAKKSEESPSKSPALSTEMSELGARLEEKRKAIEAQKKRIEAIFAKHRQRLGKSAFLQLKKEQEDGEDGHQGEAGTSSVEDDLSRLALEEKLAHLEREEQQDEQQEEQLKKRPSIEEEGNVKPTVQQENSIDKDKSGVGNPGGKGTAPLGDYNNAVSKLSAALNSLQNDMQRLSEQQNQLMKKKAAPNNQSWVIPPSSKPSTTAPSRLSRESTRDLPSTSSSPSPSRKISSQTVPPKSPASHRRAQSAPPKSPKLPRPAEPKVPVSTRVITAPQSVENIPHLRRVSPWQCRDQNSSTFSIGTPSESRSASSLSRPEDNFSDTGSSEDHTIFSMDLEGGSSQVLPQKERQGVGSSSGAPSECSFESDIPAEAFNGKRSSLIEISLSTLKALEGEEADQSQDIFSDSMSDQTEPEMRGGVGFFFKQDEARPEDEMEKRRAALLEKQQKRAEEIKRRRQEQEKEREASKSSSVDESRRGEERPKTPSTPPPPRTPPPDGTPQRRGDFTRQEYERRHQLKIMEDLDKVLRQKPTTVRGVKKQRPKTVFRDDSDLSRSPAKGFMGSRLNKVYSHSTMNLSSMANDSGTLTVRKSPSRSHSPSRLLSPGRFAAQNGDWENASTISSPCSIPEYTGPKLYKEPSFKSNKFIIHNAISRCCLAGKVNEPQKNKIVEELEKSSANHFLILFRDTSCQFRAVYTMNPETEEMVRLTGIGPRIISPNMVESIYKYSSDRKQFTALPSKTMSMSVDAFTIPGHLWERKRPGTPKKLGTPK